A window from Labrus mixtus chromosome 14, fLabMix1.1, whole genome shotgun sequence encodes these proteins:
- the plekhb1 gene encoding pleckstrin homology domain-containing family B member 1, which translates to MALMKSGWLWRQTPVLKRWKFNWCDLWIDGSLCFYKSESRRDLEHRVSLKTVCVDVRSGLECGDVNPPESNPKENRIGIQLRNGSNVNLCANSEDESIAWKMSLLETRRNPVFTYDPYDDSYQEVPINRYHTVYITPGAGPGTHQVIVQRDPFDGVMENLALGLVAGVAAGTAMRSFLWMPFFFC; encoded by the exons ctcctgtcCTCAAACGCTGGAAGTTTAACTGGTGTGACCTCTGGATAGACGGGAGTCTCTGCTTCTACAAATCGGAAAGCAGGCGAGATTTGGAGCACCGCGTCAGCCtcaaaacagtgtgtgtggatgtgagaTCTGGACTGGAATGTGGAG ATGTTAATCCACCAGAGAGTAATCCCAAGGAGAACCGCATCGGGATTCAGCTCAGAAACGGCTCAAATGTGAACCTGTGTGCCAACAGCGAGGATGAATCCAT agcatgGAAAATGTCTCTGCTCGAGACCAGGAGAAACCCG GTGTTCACATATGACCCATATGATGACTCCTACCAGGAAGTCCCCATCAACAGATACCACACAGTCTACATCACACCTGGAGCAGGACCTG GCACCCACCAGGTGATCGTGCAGAGGGACCCGTTCGATGGAGTGATGGAGAATCTCGCTCTGGGATTAGTGGCAGGTGTAGCAGCAGGGACAGCCATGAGGTCTTTCCTCTGGAtgcccttcttcttctgctga